Part of the Meiothermus sp. CFH 77666 genome is shown below.
CAAGCCGCGTCTGGTCAAAATCACCCCCGAGGCCGCCGCTAAGGTGGTGCTGGAACACGCCGATCAGGTGGTGATTCCCATGACCTGCGCCAGCGAAGGTGCGGTGGATGTTTACATCGAACCCCTGGTCGGAAAGGCCTGCCTGCTGGTGGTGGGCGGCTCCCAGATTGCCCTCACGACAGCGCAGATTGCGGCCCGGATGAACTACCGGGTCACGCTGGCCTGCGATATGCCAGAGCTGGCAGGGGTGAGCCTCGAGTCCGACATTCAGGTGCTGGACTGGCGCGATCTGGAGGGCTGGCTACCCCACCAGAACCCCGCCAAAACCAGCATCGTGGTGGCCTCGCAGGGCCATTACGACGAAGACGTACTGGCCCTCATTGCCAGGTGGATGCCCCAGCCCGCCTACCTGGGCCTGGTCGCCAGCCGCAAACGCGGCGCTGCGGTGCTGGACAACCTCGAGATTCTGGGCGTCCCCAAAACCGCCTTGCCAGGGCTCAAATACCCCGCCGGCCTCGACCTCGGCGGACGCGGGCGCGACGAGGTAGCCATCTCGATCCTGGCCGAAATAATCCTGTACAAAAGCGGGAAGGCGTGGCCTGATAGCGCCGGGGTCGCAAAGGAGAAAATCCCTGTCAACGACCAGACCTCGAGCCAACCTTTGCCTTCCTCACCCCAAAACGACCCAACCGTCCTGAGAGAAATACAGCAGGTAGCATCCATCGCGGCGGAAATTTCAGCAGTTACCAGCACCCCTGCTGCCTACCCAACGCCCCTGCCTCCCGGAATGGCCATAGACCCAACCAGTGGCGAAGTGCTGGAAATCGCCAGAGCGGTGAGCGCGGAGTATCAGGGCCAGACCTACTACTTCAGTTGCCCCAATTGCCGCGCCAAGTTCCTCAAGAACCCCGATAAATACCTGAAAGGCAAGGCATGAGCCAGGCCGAAATTAACCCCCTGCTCACCACCGTCGAGGGCATCCAGGCCGTTCTGCGCGAACGAAACTACATCGCCGACCTGCCCATGGCCACCGCCCTGCGGCTGGTGATGGCGCTACGCAAACCCCTGCTGGTAGAAGGCCCCGCCGGGGTTGGCAAGACCCAGGTAGCCAAAACCCTGGCCGAGGTGCTGGATACCAAGCTTATTCGCTTGCAGTGCTACGAGGGGCTGGACACCGCCCAGGCCCTCTACGAGTGGAACTACCCCAAACAGATGCTGCACATCCGCCTGACCGAGCATACAGGAGCAAGCGTAGCGGAGCGAGAAGCCCAGATTTTCAGCGAGGCCTATCTGCTGCGACGCCCGTTGCTCGAGGCCATCTCGCAGGACAAGCCCCCGGTGTTGTTGATTGACGAAATTGACCGCACCGACGAAGAGTTCGAGGCTTTTTTGCTGGAGCTACTGGCCGAGTTCCAGGTCACCATCCCCGAGCTGGGCACCCTCAAGGCCACCCACCGGCCCTACGTGATTCTGACCTCCAACCGCAGCCGGGAGCTATCCGACGCCCTGCGGCGGCGCTGCTTGTACCTGTGGCAAAACTACCCCAGCTTCGAGAAGGAGGTGGAGATCATCCGTACCAAGCTGCCGGGTATCAACGAGCGGCTGGCCCAGAAGATCGCCACTGTGGTCGCCCATCTGCGCGAACTTCCCCTGAACAAAGCCCCCGGCGTAGCCGAGAGCCTGGACTGGGCCGAAGCCCTGGTCTCCTTGCACAAGGAGTCGCTGGATATGCACATCCTGGAGCAGACCTGGGGCGTGATTCTCAAGGATAAAGACGACCTGACCCTGGTAGAGGCCCACAAGCAGCGCATTGCCGAGCTGGTGGCCTAGGGCCGGCGTTCTGCAGCGCTGGCTTTCAGCCGCCCGCAGGTTGACTAACCAAATGTCCACCTCCGCTGAACCCCTACAGTTCCCGTATGGCAGTCTGCCCGAGAATCTGATTGCCTTTACCGAACACCTGCGGCACACCACCCAGCGCTTCAATCTCGGCCCAGGGGAGGTGCAGGATGCCTTGGAGGCGCTGGGAGCCATCAACCTGGGCAGCCTGCAGGAGGTGCGTCAGGCTCTCAAGCTGGTGCTTTGCAGCAACCTCGAGCAAGAACGGGTCTTTGACGACCTGTTTTTCCAGTTTTTTCTTCCCAGCCGCAAACGAGTCGGGGCCCAGCCCAACTCCCACAAGGCGAGCCCCGGCAGCCAGGGCGAGACCGGCCAAAAAAGCCAGCCCGCCCGCAACACCCCCTCCGAAAACCTTCTCGACCCAAAGAGCCCATTGGCGCAGGGCAAAGCCAAGTTAGCTGAAGACTCCGATAAGAGCGACTGGGCCGCCCCTCTGCTCAAGGCCATGTTCAGCCGCACAGCGGGCAGCGAAACCCCGGAGGTGGAGATCCCTCAGCAAGACCTGGATGAAATGCTCCAGGCTGCAACGCAACTGATTAATCAGGTCAGGCTGGGCCGGAGCCGCCGCTGGGTTAGCACCCCCAAGGGCACTCGTTTCCACTTTCGACGCACCCTGCGCAAAGCTCTCCACACCGGGGGCGACCCCCTTTATCCAGCCTGGCAACGCCATCCCAAACGCCAGCCTCGTTTTGTGTTTGTGCTGGACGGAAGCCGCTCAATGCAGTCCTACTCCGACCGGCTCTTGCAATTTGCATTTGCCCTGCGTATGCGCTGTAACCGGGTCGAGGTTTTTGTCTTTTCTACCAGCCTAAAGCGCATTACCCGGCAGCTCGAGAAAGCGGGAAACCTATCCGAACGCCCCAGGCTCAGTCGGCTGGGCCAGGCCTGGGGAGGTGGAACCCAGATCGGGGAGAACCTGCTCTACCTGGAGCAAAAGTACGGCGGCCTGATCCGGGGCGATAGCATCGTGATTGTTGCCAGCGATGGCCTGGACACCGGAGCACCGGAAGTACTGGACTACGCGCTGCGGCAAATTTATCACCGTAGCGCAGCCTTGATCTGGCTGAACCCACTGCTAAAGTACGACGGCTACAACCCCCACGCCAACTGCATGAAGGCCGCCCTCCCCTACCTGGACAGGTTCTGCGCCGCCCACACCCCTAAGGAATACGCCCAGCTCACCCACCGCTTGCGGCTGCGAAAATAGAGCGCTCTTCATAAGAGCTATCGGGGATTCAGAATCCCTTTGCTGTCTGCATCCCGCTAGCCTTCCAGCAACTTGGCCCAGTCAGTTGGGGGCTGGGGCTGGGTATAGGCAGTGTCCATCTGGGCGAGCTGGAGTTTGCCCGAATACTCCTCGTTGACGGCCTGCCAGTAGGTGTACTCCTCGATCACCCAGATACCGCTTTCGCGGGCTCCGTTCCCGCTGCCGCGCACCCCGCCAAAGGGCAGGTGGGCTTCGGCGCCCACAGTGGAGTTGTTGATGCTGGTCATCCCGGCTTTGATTTCATTCTTGAAGCGGTAGGCCCAGTCGCGGCGGTTGGTGTAGAGCGCGCTGGAAAGGCCGTAGGGGTGAGCGTTGGCGGCCTGGATGGCTTCGTCCAGCCCTTCTACCCGCACCAGGTTGATGGTAGGGCCAAAGATCTCCTGCTCAAACTGCTTCATGCCGGGCCGGGCCTCCCACACCGTTGGCCAGCCGAAATAGCCCGCCTCGGGATCGCCCTTGAAGTAAGGATAGGGGTTTGAAGCGGTAATCCGGGCCTTACCAAATAGAAGCGTAGCACCGTCTTGCTGCCCCCAGGAGTAGTGCTCGATCCAGCGCTCGTAGAGCCGGGTGTTAATGAAGGGGCCATAGGTCACCTCGGGATGCTCGAGGGGGTTCCCCACTACGGTGGCCTCGGCCTTTTCCAGGAAGCGCTTTTTGAACTCGTCGTAGATGGGGGCGTCCACAATAATATTGCCCGCGCTGGTGCAGCGCTGCCCACCGGTGGCAAAGGCACTCCACCAGGCCCCCTCCACGGCCAGCTCGAGGTCAGTGTCGCGCAGTACCACCAGGGGGTTTTTACCGCCGAGCTCGAGGGTCGGGCGCAGCAGGTTGCGGCCCGCCACCTCGCCAATCCAGCGCCCTACCGCCGTACTGCCGGTGAAGGCAAATTTGTTCAGCAACCCTTCGTCCATCAGCTCTACCAGCCACTGCCCCGTAGATTCCTTGCCCTCACCAAACACCACATTGATGACCCCCGGCGGCAGTCCGGCTTCCTCGAAGAGCTTGACAAACACGTAGGAAAGCGCAGGCGAGTCGTCGGAGGGCTTCCAGACCACCGTGTTGCCGGTGAGGATGGCCGGAATCAGCTTCCAGGACGGTACTGCAATGGGAAAATTGCCCGCCGTAATCATGCCCACCACGCCAATGGGACGCCGGAAGGTAAAGAGTTCCTTCTGCTTCATCTCGCTAGGCACGGTCTGGCCATAGAGCCTGCGCCCTTCCGAGGCGAAGAAGATGGCCGTATCAATGGCTTCTTGAACGTCACCACCGGCCTCTTTGAAGGTTTTGCCCACCTCGCGTACCATCAGCCGCACCAGGGTGTCTTTTTCGCGGGTCAGCACCCCGGCCAGGTTCATCAGTACGCCCCCGCGCACGGGGGCTGGGGTACGCGACCAGTCCAGGAAGGCTTTTTGCGCTGCCCTGGCGGCTTTTCGCAAAGTATCCTTGGTTCCTTCCGGGAAGCGAGCGGTCAGGTCGGCCCGGTCGGCAGGGTTGTGGCGCTCGAGGAGCCTGCCTTCAAATACCTCCTCACCGCCGATTAGGTGGCCTATCTCCAACGTGTTGCCATATTTGCTTTTATACGTTTGCATGTCACCTCTCCACAGAGTTGAGCTTGGCCCGCAGGGCCTCAACGGTGGCTGGCGGTACCAATTTGGAGACATCTCCCCCGTAGCGGGCAATTTCTTTGACCATGGTGGAGGAAACAAACGACCACCGGGTAGCTGCCATGATAAAAAACGTTTCGGGGTGGTTGCCGTACTGCCGGTTGAGGTGGGCCATCTGGAGCTCGTTTTCGTAGTCGGATACAGCCCTCAGCCCCTTGACGATGACCTTGGAATTAATCCGCTTCATGTACTCCACCAAAAGCCCGCTAAAGCTATCCACCTCTACATTGGTCATTCGAGCCGTAGCCACCGCCTGTCGGATAATTTCAACCCGCTCCTGTGGGGAAAATAGCCACAGTCCCCGCTTGGAGGGGTTCTCGAGCACCGCCACCGTTACCCTGGTGAAATGCCTCGAGGCCCGCTGAATCACGTCGAAGTGCCCGTTGTGCAAGGGGTCGAAACTGCCGGGATAGACTACGTGCATGTTGCCTCGCTTTCGCGCAGTATCTTCACACAGTCAGGCCCCCAGCGTCAAACACATCGGGCTATGAACGGCAAGCCTGCTATCTTTCTCATCCGACCGTTTCGGCCTCGACGATGGTAAGGGTATTGAAACCGTACTCCCGGCGCTCACCCATGGGCAGGGTCAGGTCGGAGGGATGCTGCAAAATGTAGAGGCCATCCGGTTCAACAATCCGCGCCTCGAGCAGCCGCTCAAAGTCCTGCAGAAGGTCGTGGGGATAGGGCGGTGCCATAAAGGCCACCGTGAAGTGCTGGCCGCGCCGCTTTGCATCCTGCAAATAACGCTCCACCGCCACCCCTTCAATCCGAACTTTGAGGCGGGCTTTGCTGGCATTCTCACGCAGGTACTGAATGGCCTGGCGGTCTTTTTCCACCAGGGTGGTTTCAAAACCCTCCGAGGCGGCCTCGAGGCCTATCGCACCGCTGCCTGCGTACAAATCCAGAAAGCTGCCCCTGCGGGGATAACGAAAACGCAAATAGTCAAACAGGGCCTTGCGCAGCCGCACCGGGCTGGGTCTCGCCGATTCCGGCACCTTTAGCGCAACCCCTTTCGCTGCTCCACCCAGAATACGCAACACCGCGATACCCTTAGTTCACTGCCCCGGAACCCGGGTCGGAATCTGTACAATGTCTGGGCTCCGGAACCAGATCTGGCATTGCACATTGCGGCTTTGGGTAGGCTTGACCTGCACTTCAAAACGGCTACTGGCCCCGTTGGGCAGACTACGCACTGCGATTGGGGCCGAATTGGTGCCATAAACCCGACGATTGGGCACCCCGTTCACGGTGGTGACCTGCTTGTCGGTTACCCGCAGGTTGATTCGCACATTGTTCAGGGTTTGGCCAGACTGGTTGACCACCGTGCCCTTTGCCACCATTGCGCCGCCGGCATTCAGGGCGCAGCTCCACTCGCTAACCCGCAGTTTATAGACCGTACTCTGGGCCTGAACCAGTCCTGCCACCAGTAGCAACCCGGCATAAAGGATGACTCTCTTCATAAGGCAATGCTATCAGAGAACGGATTCAACCCTACACCATGTCCCAACCCTCTAGCATTGACTGGCAGCACTCAACGGGGGTTTGGAACGAGCGTAGCAATTTGCACCACTCGAGGATTGCGAAACCACAACTCACAACGATTGACCGAGTCAAAGCCGGTGCGAACTCGCACCTCAAATAGCGCCACTTCGCCCGGCATCAAATTGCGATCTTGTAAAGCTGCTGAATTGGTCGCCATGCGAAGCCCCGGCCCGATCACCCGCACACTGGCCCTCAGGTCTTGCAATGGCCGGGGGCTAATATTTCTGACCGTGCCCTGAACCAGAACCCCTCGAGAAAACGCTTTGCAACTCCAGGAAACAACCCGCAGACGATAAGCGCTGGACTGTCCCAGCACCATTCCACCAACGGCTAGGGTCAGGAACAAAACCAGCAAGCGCTTCATGAGTGTGGTGGCCCAACTTTGTTTCAAATCAAGTCCAGCATCCTATCAGGCGGTACTTCGCCAGCAGTTTACTGCAGAACTGAGTTTCGCAAAACGTTATTTGAAGGCTGTGAGAGTATTTCCGTAGCGATGAGGCAGATTACAAAAACTCTCTTCCGTTTGAAGAGGAGCATAGATAAGGGCAGCGCAACCGCAAAGTGCACGAAAGCCTCCCGTGCACTGTAGGGGAGGCTGGAGGGGTCAGTGAAATGTGCGCCGTCCTCAGTAAAAAACTACTCCCTAAAAAAAACAAAACCTCACTTTCCGTGAGGCTTTTCTGGTCGAGGAGACTGGATTCGAACCAGCGACCCCCTGCTCCCGAAGCAGGTGCGCTACCAGGCTGCGCTACTCCTCGCAACAACCAACTAGTGAGTATAGAGCCCCATCGCCTCTTTGTCTATATTGGCCGTTTCCGCCAGGCTTTTATCGTTCCCTTTGACTCTCTCGTGATGTGAGGAAGACGGCAACACCGCAGGCTAAGTTGCGCCCGTATAGGGTCTAGAGATGAATCCAGGCTGCGCTAGAAAATCATGCTCCAGGCGCAATACCCGAACGATTTTCGATCATGCCATTATCCAAAACATAGGCGGGAGGCACTTAGCTCGGTATTGGTTTCGCCAAATAGGACATTTCTGATGGCAACCCGGTGTACCGGCTGAGGGCGCTGTGACCAAGGCTTTGCTGCAAATGATGAGAGCCCAGGTTTACACGAACCTAACTCAGAACGATGGCGTGCATGGCACAAAAACCCAGTCAATAGCGTCATTCTGAACACAGCGAGGAATCTGCTGCGCTACCATCCCCAACATTCGCCAGCCTTGCGCCGTGCCAGATTTCTCGTAGGCTAGCGCCTCGGAAATGACAGGTGTGTTTGTTGTTGGCTTCGATGATCCGTGCGCCATTGACGCAGCCACTCTCAGGAAGTTTATATACGCAAATAAGCATGTGAGCAACATCAAGAAGTTCTTAATCACTTCCTTGACTTTGAGGTTTTATCTGTTCCGTATCGTTAGCATGGGTGTCGTAATCTTAGCTCAGAAGGCGGTGGGTGTTTCAAAATCTGAGGTGGGTTGGGTATGCTGAAACCTTTTCTGTGGCTATTTCTTCTTACCGCCCTGGCCGCGTGCAACGGCAACAGTGAAAGCATTACGCCCCCGGGTGGGCCTACCCCCACCCGCTCGGGGCTCTGGTCAGACCCCAACATCTGGCCGAGCAAGAAGGTGCCTGCTGAAAGAGAAGTGGTCAGCATCCCACCCGATCTAGCCGTAACCCTGGACGTAAGCCCGCCGCCCTTGAAGGGGCTAACGGTTTACGGGGTTCTTAGATTTGACGACAAGGATCTGGAGCTCAAAGCCGACTGGATTATGGTGCACGGAAGGTTGGAAATTGGAACCCCCAACCAGCCTTTTCGACGTCGTGCGGTAATTACCCTCACCGGCAACAATCCGGCCGAAGATCAGATGGGCATGGGCACCAAGGTTCTCGGGGTGATGAGGGGCATCCTCGAGCTTCACGGTGAACCGCGCAAGGGCTGGACCAGACTGGCCCAAACAGCCGCCAAAGGCGCGACCCAGATCACGGTACTGGACGCCAGGGACTGGCGGGTAGGGGATCAGATTGTGATCGCCTCAACCGACTTTGACCCCCGACAGGCGGAGGTCAAGACCATTACGGCCATCGCTGGCAATACCCTCACCCTCGACTCTGCCCTCAAGTACCCACACTTTGGCAGCGTCACCTTCGATGTTGATCAGCGGGCAGAAGTGGGCCTGCTCTCCAGAAACGTGCGGATACAAGGGGATGAGTCCTCCGCCAACACCGGATTCGGTGGGCACATCATGGGTATGATGGGCAGTTTTATGCGGGTTTCGGGGGTCGAGCTGTTCCGCATGGGCCAGCTTGACCAGCTCGCACGCTACCCCTTTCACTGGCACCTGATGGGCGAATCGCCGGGCCAGTACATCAAAAACAGCTCCATTCATCAAAGCTTCAACCGCTGCGTTACCGTACACGGAACCAGCCAGGTAGAGGTTGTGGGCAACGTTGCGTACAACAATATCGGTCACTGCTATTTCCTGGAAGATGGCGCCGAAAGCAAAAACCTCATTGAGGGCAATCTGGGTATATGGACCCGCAAGCCCGACACTTCCAAAGGGCAAAAAGGGGTCATTCCCACCGATCGCACTCCGGCTACTTTCTGGATAACGCACCCCAACAACATCGTTCGCAACAATGTGGCGGCTGGCTCGGAACACACCGGCTTTTGGTATGCCCTGCCCGAAAACCCCACCGGCCCCTCGGCCACCACCACCATCTGGCCCCGTCGCACCCCGCTGGGCGAGTTCTCGGGCAACGTGGCCCACTCCAACTGGGACGGCCTGATGGTAGACCGCGGCCCCAATAAAAACACCCTGGAATCCGAAACCACCATCTACAACCCCCGCACCAACCCCGCGGATGCACAGAACCAGTGGGACAACACCAAAAACCCCCCAGTGGTGGCGGAATTCAAGAACTTCACCGGCTACAAAAACCGCGGCAATGCCATCTGGCTGCGCGGCACCAACCACAAAGTCACCGGGGCCCGGCTTTCCGACAACGCTATCGGGGTCACCTTCGCCTCCTGGGAGACCACCCTCGAGGACTCGCTGATAGTAGGTGACAGCGACAATAAAGGCTTCCCCGAGAGCTGGGAGTTCCGCGGCGCGGATGGTCGCAGCCTGCCCCGGCCCTGGGCCATAAGCAACGGAGGCCCTATCCAGGACAACTTTCCCATCCGTGGCTTCGAGTTTTACGATGGCAAGATCGGCTTCCGCAATGTTCAGTTTGTGAACTTCCAACCCCTGCCAATCCAGAATGCCCAGGGCGGCCAGAGCGCAATTCGCGAGGCCGGGGCCATGAGCTACCTGCGCTTTACCGATTTTTCCATTGACAGCCGCAACTTTGCCGAAGGGGCCCACTTTACCAATGCGAAGCCGGTCTACCTGCCGCCGCGCCCTGAGCCCACCCCGGAGGAGATCGCCAACGACGATACCTCCGACGGCTACCGGGGTAGTGTGTTTGTAGATGCCGACGGCTCGGTGAGTGGGAAACGTGGCCATGCCGTTGTGCTGAATACGCCCTTCCTGCTGGACACTAACTGTGAAATTCGCTCTGAGTGGAACGCTGGCATCTGCAACTACAGCTACGGGCGGCTTTACATCTACAACGAAAGCGGGGGCGGCATCGCCCCGGTCTCGCTCACCCGCAACGACGGTAGCAATCGCGTTTTCCGGATGTGGGGCACACCCAAAGGCGGCGACAACACCCAATTCGGGGCTACCGTATTCAAGGGCCGCAGTTATAACCTGGGCGTTTCCGGCAGCATGCCCGCCAGGCTCAAGCTGCGGTTTGACAATAGCCTGCCGGGAGAGTTCGTTATCGTGGCTATGCCTTACAGTGGGGAACCCTTCATCTACCGCGACTACTGGATAGACAACCGCAACAAACTGCCCCGCGCAGCCTCCAGGGCCGAGTTTGATAGCAGCAATGGAGACCGCTACTGGAGCGAAGGCGGAAGTGTGTTTGTGAAGTTGGTAGTACGTGATCAACCAGGCCGCGACTGGGCTGTGCTGGATATTTGCCGTAACGACCTGTGCAGGTGAGGGAAATCGTGGCTGGATGAAACGGCTCAGGTGCTAATCCATCAGGGTTTTTTCCTGGAGCAACGCGGCCAGACCACTCTCATCCAGTATGGGAATCCCCAACTCTTGGGCTTTGGCACGTTTTGAGCCCGCACCCGGCCCCGCTACCACATAGCTGGTTTTCTTGCTGACCGAGCCGGACACTTTGGCGCCAAGGGCCTCCAGTTCGCGCGCCACCTCATCCCGGGGGCGAGACAGTTCTCCGGTAAGCACAAAGGTCAGCCCCTCAAGGGCGTTGCTTTTTTGCCTCTCTCTGGCCTCAAAACTAACCCCGGCGGCCCGCAGGCGCTCAATAAAACGACGCATCTCGGGTTTGGCAAGGGCATTGTGGATAGCCTGGGCGGTGACCTCGGCAATGTCCGGCACGGCGTCGAGCTCCTCTACGGTGGCGGAGAGGATTTTGTCCAGATGGCCAAAGCGCCTGGCCAGGGCCCTGGCGGTAGCCTCGCCCACCTGCGGGATGCCCAGGGCAAATAACAGCCGCTCGAGGCCCCGGCTTTTGCTGCTCTCAATCTGATTCAGCAGGTTCTGGGCGCTTTTCTCCGCCATGCGCTCGAGGGCAGTTAAGTCCTCCTTGCGAAGCCGATACAGGTCGGCAGCATCCCTGACCAGGCCAGCCCCCAGCAGCTGCTCGATAAGCTTTTCCCCCAGGCCCTGGATGTCCATGGCCCGGCGGCTCGCAAAGTGGCGGATAGACTCAAAGGCCTTGGCCGGGCATAAGGGGTTGGGGCACAGGTGAATCTTGCCGGACAGCACTAGCTCGCTCTGGCACTCCGGACAGTGGCGGGGCCATTCCACAGGTGTATGGCCCCTGGGCGCTTCGGTGATGACCCGGAGCACCTCGGGAATCACCCCGCCGGACTTGTGCACAAGCACCGTGTCGCCAATCCGCAGGCCCAGCTCCTGCACAAAGCTTTCGTTGTGAAGCGTAACCCGGCTAACGGTGGAGCCATCCAGCGAGATGGGCTCGAGTTCCGCTACCGGCGTGACCCGCCCCGTGCGCCCTACCTGAAAAACCACATTCACCACCCGTGTGGGCTTCTCCTCGGCAGGGAACTTGTAGGCAATGGCAAAGCGGGGGGTTTTGGCGGTATAGCCGAGTTCCGACCAGAGCGCCAGGTTATTGAGTTTGACCGTCACCCCGTCGGCTTCAAAAGGCAGCTTGCGGCGCTGGGCCAGCATGGCCCGATACCCCTCCTGAACCCCCTCCACCCCCCGCACCACCCGGTAGTGAGGCTCCACCGAAAAGCCGAGTTGGCCAAGTTTTTCCAGCAAATCCCGCTGGGTGGCCACCCCAAAGGTCTCGGGCCTTCCCACCCCATAAAACAAACCCCGCAAGCCCCGGCTAGCGCTGACCCGGGGGTCTTTTTGACGCAGGCTGCCCGCCGCAGCGTTGCGGGGGTTCTTGAAAGGGGCTGCACCCTCCTCTTCCAGTCTGGCGTTCAAATCCAGGAAGGCTTGAATGGGTAAGTAGATTTCACCCCGAACCTCGAGGCTCAAGGGTTCAGGCAGCTCTCGAGGGATGTCGGCAATGGTGAGTAGGTTTGGGGTAATGTCCTCTCCTACTGCGCCATCGCCACGGGTCAGACCCCGCCGCAGCAGGCCATTGCGGTAGATTAGATTAACCGAAAGACCGTCAATCTTGTACTCCAAAACATATTCTCGGGGTTCTGCGCTGCCCAGGGCGCGGTTGATGCTGGCCTCAAAGTCCTGGATGTCCTCAGGGCCAAAAGCGTTCCCCAAGGAGTACATTCGGGTGGGGTGGGGCACGGCTTCAAAGGTGGTCTCGTAGAGCAAGCTCCCCACGGTCTGGGTAGGCGAGTCTGGGGTTACCAGCTCTGGATGCGCTTCCTCGAGTTCTTTCAGTTCACGTAACAGGCGGTCATATTCGGCATCGGAAATCTCCGGGTCGTCGAGTACA
Proteins encoded:
- the ligA gene encoding NAD-dependent DNA ligase LigA; the protein is MSTPKQRIAELREQIRYHNYRYFVLDDPEISDAEYDRLLRELKELEEAHPELVTPDSPTQTVGSLLYETTFEAVPHPTRMYSLGNAFGPEDIQDFEASINRALGSAEPREYVLEYKIDGLSVNLIYRNGLLRRGLTRGDGAVGEDITPNLLTIADIPRELPEPLSLEVRGEIYLPIQAFLDLNARLEEEGAAPFKNPRNAAAGSLRQKDPRVSASRGLRGLFYGVGRPETFGVATQRDLLEKLGQLGFSVEPHYRVVRGVEGVQEGYRAMLAQRRKLPFEADGVTVKLNNLALWSELGYTAKTPRFAIAYKFPAEEKPTRVVNVVFQVGRTGRVTPVAELEPISLDGSTVSRVTLHNESFVQELGLRIGDTVLVHKSGGVIPEVLRVITEAPRGHTPVEWPRHCPECQSELVLSGKIHLCPNPLCPAKAFESIRHFASRRAMDIQGLGEKLIEQLLGAGLVRDAADLYRLRKEDLTALERMAEKSAQNLLNQIESSKSRGLERLLFALGIPQVGEATARALARRFGHLDKILSATVEELDAVPDIAEVTAQAIHNALAKPEMRRFIERLRAAGVSFEARERQKSNALEGLTFVLTGELSRPRDEVARELEALGAKVSGSVSKKTSYVVAGPGAGSKRAKAQELGIPILDESGLAALLQEKTLMD